The Vanessa atalanta chromosome 6, ilVanAtal1.2, whole genome shotgun sequence region TTACCTACATATCAATTACGActtgtttaatatcaaattatattaaaaaataattacattattttgataattaactCAATTATAATTTGTCTTTGATTAAATTCGTTATAAATTGTTAGTTAATTAAGATGTTCATATTTCCTAATGAAAGTAGATACTAGAATATGAATTAAACTTaagaaagttaaataattattcttttaaaacttACGTCTGTAACCGTAGATTGGCATATTGTGGTAGTCAGGCATTATAGCTCTGGATGTTCTCCTGCTGTAAATCGTATAATCAGGTGTAACTACGTCCTCGGGGAAAACGGCTCTTTTAGGTTTTGGTTCCTCTCCAGAATCATAAGTTTTTGTTGGGACATAGTAGAAACTTGCACTAACTGGTTCCCCAGCGAAGGAATTCATATTTTGTTCTTGACTGGAATCTGGAGAATCTCCTTGTATCATACCAAAGGCTTCGTTATCCCACGGATCAAGGTACACTCGATTCGTAGGCTGTGGACTCCTATCTTCATCCCCTTCACTGTCGAAGTCAACAGCCGCCCAGTATGGGCTACTCGCGTGTCCTGGCATTACTGGCACACAAATTAACTCAACCTTTAACGAACCACACTTGAAACTATTGCCCCCAAATTTGGATACATAACATTTACAACAATTTGCACGTTCTATCCAGACATGGTCGTGTTATTTATATGCTTCGTTTGGCAGCACTTATTCTTATTCCAAGCACAGCACGCGATAATATTCGACAATGCGGTGCAATTGGCGGCAAAATTATCCAAGATACACACGCGAGTGCACGCCACGGCActtgcttttaaaataagcaAAGGCATTGATATGTGCGCGTTGGGCTGTAATGACAGCGAATGTTTTGTGTTGAAGACGATTAATTTGTGTCGCCCGTACTTCGTTCTCGTAACAACTTGTAACATACCTTTTTGTGTACATAATCTACTATTTTATACTAGATACACACACTTTTACgtaacattttaaacaatacattgTAATGTAACgacatatgtaaattattaatccAAGTTAAACaggaatttgttattttatatttaaatacctaaGTAGTAGTTTTACGAGAAAATATTTAACTGCTAGAGAAGATTTTATAAACATAGTCGGTAATATAAATGTGACGGGAAATATTTTACGTCGTATGAGGTATGATTTAATAactgtctttaaaataatttacgaaataagtttttttataataaaatttcccgACTCGGTCAAAGTTCTGGACCAACTCTTGTATATTGCATAACGACATACAAGTAGTTATAACTGACCGGgtttgtttgttaattaaataaataagaacattttCAACAGTTACTTAAATTATCAAGTACGTACACAATCAATTCATAAGAACAACTGTCGTTAGGTATTGTAGAtactactttatatatttactattttctataaaaataaccattttaattttattcgatattttattataaaacaaaaaaaaaatcataatgcgACATAATCTTCTGTAGTAATTAAAAATCTCAACCTAGCTAGTCTGTTCAAAAATCTGCtactatttatattcatatacataccTACATTGACTGtatatattcaatacataaCTGATTGGGTGAGTCATTTCATGGTAAATTCCGTATAAATAAAGCTTTCCTTAAGTTATGATAATAAGACGCAAGTATCagatgtaatgtttttttttattcttgttgaaaaaatgtatttacatacaCGTTACGTGTATGTGGAATACCCACTACAAAACCAGCCGTACCCTGCACTCCGTCTCTTCGGGGTATCATGGGATTGCTAACTACCGTGATTTGAGATACAAAgtacgttataaattaaaaatggatgCGTCagcgtttaaaaaatgtaataatttaaatttatgtacaaatttgtacgtatatgcaataaaataaaaatataatgtagatacttaatttaaatcacatttgCAGATATATAGTATTATCAAATTATCAACTTAAAATCGttgtaatcattaaatattcaaaagtaataataaaaattcaggGGCacctgaaatatattatattgtttccgCACATTTTGAGATTTGTTAACATATTTCCGTATGGCAATGAATTTACTAAAATAGTTTGTATAGCATCAGaaaactatttacatttaattcattatataataatgtatattgacGTCAAACGTGCTGGTGATATTTTCGTACACAAGTGTGCCAACAAAGTTGCAATATATTTCCTCACTTTCATAGTTAGGTGGAATGGTATTTCGAGAAAGTGATCTGCTTAACGTATTTTCCTAATTCCTATGATATGCATAGGAATTAGTTGTTGTCTAACTTGGCCCAAGAATTTCATGACAGAAAACACGATAACTTATGAATAACTGCACCGTATTAGTTAACTAGACTATAGGAAAGTTAAAACATTTGAAgaagaaacaatttattttcgattAGTGAAATGAACATCAATGTATAGACATTGATGTTCATAAACGATaatcaatttactttattaaatattaaaattaaatcataaaaatatagaataaatgcAAGTAGGTACTTTTGTGAAAGAAACATCCTAAGCTAAGTCAggcatattaaaacaaaaccaagAATGCACACGATAAAATGCAAATTgcgttgaataatattaaacgaaCTCAAAAAAGTCAGCGTTTTTTGTTTCGaattaactttgaaatattatctaattGTATTAATCAGAGCTACTCGGTCTTAGTATTGAGAGCAAACGGACCAACAAGTTTAGCCAATTTATTAATGCGAATTGTCTATTTTATCAATTACCAGACAATTAAAAGTTCACTTTCCTTCTAAACTGATACGTAAAACTCATTAAATGTCAcatgctttaaaataaattctacttaccacaaatattttaaataaaatgtgaaaaaactAAGAACAGGTCGGACGCCGGTCTAATTTGCCCGGAAAAGCACCCAAAAGTCTAACTAGTAACTACTGGCTTTATCCTGACGCCTAGCAAAACACCTAGGATTAGGCTTAAATATTGAATAgagaatttaaaatagaaaaaacacAGGTAATGcttcctttaaaaataataataggcttaATTACTTACACCCATACAATTCATCTATACATATAgtaaaattggaatgtctgtttgtaatattaaaataactgctttttactaaatgcatatgtatgtatacacggtacatataccaaaataacattttttacgacttttgtctgtctatttgttccgactaatctctgaaacgggtggaccgattttgacgggactcaCTGGCAgacagctgatgtaataaggagtatcTTTGGCTACAACAATAAGTTTTTGTAAacttcaaacgcgcacgaagtcgcgggcatagctagccaaataacaataaatttataattaaatagaaaacttaattataataacaaaaatgtaattagtGTTTACTTCTGTCAATCTTAACGAagttgaagaaaataaaaatattagttgatGGAAGTtcctgtaaataaaaacaaaataaggtgTACCTTTTTTTTTGGAGGAGAGTCAGAGAGAAGAGAGTTGACAATTACGTCTCATATTTTTGTCTTAGAATTTAGAGATGTCTTCTAAATCTTATGTCaatttggaaaaatattgtatgcgcttttggcacaaataaaaaataataagtaaggaatttaattgaatcaccttctgatatatatttacgttaGCCTATAGtcctaaaagaaaattaataacattaaagtccactgtatgtttattattttactgcgattttaataacaaaatcgaAATGATTTCACGATATGCTCTGAAAACTTTCAAGATTTCTCTTAAGTCAGCTTTTAATTAACAAACGTGTACGTTTTTATCATAGCCTAGACAAATAATTAAGgactatttacttaattaataaaaaataactatacaataactataaattatgtattttgtcCGTATAAATATAGGAAAGTACTCGTAGTGTAAGCTCGTAAAGACTTGAGATAGTTGAGACTgagagaaattatttttttgatgcgGGCAAGTTAAATTTTGCGAGCCCCTCTGATAGTGCAAAGGGACGAGTTGAAACCGACATCTACGTATAGGCCttgaataaattcaatttttgatCGTAAAAccttacaaaatcaaaaattgtATCTATGAAAATGGAGCATgtcgattaatttattattatttataaatcgcaGTGGAGCGTCTTGGAATGACGAGAAAAAcaacgatataattatattcttaaataatctcattattagattttaattaatctccCTACTCGCCAGTCACCGTTACGGCATTTAACTGCCacatcaatgttttttttgatTGAGCTAAAGGAAGAATCTATAATTTTTGCGACGAGAGGCCTCTTGGATAGCAAAACCGTAGGCGGTCTAATCTAACGTCGTGTGTCGCCCACGTCGTATCTGACTCGAATATTGGCTTCTAAAAACctctttaaaacttttatcaagAACTACCAACTACAAACACTATATATATGGAATAGATACTTAGTAGTGTAGCATATTAATATCCATTGTCTATCAATAGCTAAGgctaagtaataatataatatcgataGCTCATCATGACCTATAGTAGGCCAAGTacgaaactatatttaaataagtgtaGACAGTATTAATACAAGACAATACTGTCGCTAATACTAtggatttttgtatttataacaaaaatgatcGATATAACTGTCGATATTCTAAATAGTTTGCACTATCGATAATCAAACTATATATGTTTCTGCAACATATACCTACCTAACGATGAACTATGAAGTGCACTTGACAATTCCCGAGCCTGTGTGACGTCACTTTGCTACTTGGTGATACGCTATAGTATGTAGTTTATTATGTTAATGCTTGTGATCttacttcaataaatatagGTAGACACGTTaacattgaattgaaattaataaataatgttgttttttaataaaacaaataatattatcatatgaaactgacttttttttatattataatagatattttttacttgagaaataatacatacagtaattgaaaatattagttACCATATTTTTTGCGTTGTGCGGTATTTTatctaataaacatattaaaatcttaataatttcaGTTTGATAAaagcgtaataaaaatattttatatgttttattctataacaattattattaatattttatttgtttttattataaaatatataatagatatttatataaggcaaccacaaaaataatatgtttaaaaatatttttaatggcaaTAATATATTGTCATCGTTCGCGCCAGAATcgttataaatgtcaaaaatgttattttattgttgacgATTAAACAAGAATTCTAACGATTGAAATCGTATTTCACTgctattaatagaaaaataggTATAATCCTTTATTtcacattaatattttactaattttaagtCCTAAAAgtgcaattttataattatccatATGTGGTATTAAGTTTCGCCGATAGGAGCTGATAATACCGGTTACAGCTACCAAGCTTTTTTTTACTCTTTAGTGCTATGGTGATTGTTAAATAACTTGGTTATTTGCCGTTATAGACATGCCTGAAGAAGAATCATCTGGGACCGATCTCGAAAGACTTCTAGATCATTTGGACGATTACACATTAAACGTGCACAATTACCAATCTATACAAAATGCTTTGGAAGCAGAAAATAGC contains the following coding sequences:
- the LOC125064613 gene encoding uncharacterized protein LOC125064613, whose protein sequence is MPGHASSPYWAAVDFDSEGDEDRSPQPTNRVYLDPWDNEAFGMIQGDSPDSSQEQNMNSFAGEPVSASFYYVPTKTYDSGEEPKPKRAVFPEDVVTPDYTIYSRRTSRAIMPDYHNMPIYGYRQERRRSMYIEEPVYAPHPMLYESLYAPVPIQQPYMQPRPRMSLQHQPDHLIANNGNGKQRRHSRLTEAYEQYAYESLPPEYEDWARPMPKTVPDNFHLSRYGHLEIDYSCSWNSLDRIIRNQ